A DNA window from Pseudomonas wuhanensis contains the following coding sequences:
- a CDS encoding S9 family peptidase has protein sequence MNETHASSPKAEPLSAARAVAAGIDFAELQVGMHGLFWNEYRPKDAACRIWRWRDGQAHCLTPPPFSVRSRVYEYGGGAFCLTDDGLVFVNEADQQLYRQSLTGEAPEVLTSSECRYGDLHFASGQVLAVEENRDRHRLVAIDLADGQRHLLVEGADFYAAPTVSPDGQRLAWIEWSRPDQPWTATRLMVAERQSDHTFAPPRCVAGDGAQESLQQPRFDDRGRLFCLTDRGGFWQPWVESGNGLSPLPSVDADHGPAPWQLGGCTWLPLGEDSYLASWTEGGFGRLGLCHGDGSCDDFTGDYSRFRHLAQDEQFIYCIAASPVSSSTVIAIDRQNRQVKTLAGGVAPLLAEQISRPQPLRYPSGSGEAHGFFYPAMTGDTKSPLVVFIHGGPTSACYPMFDPRIQYWAQRGFAVADLNYRGSSGYGRPYRQALHMSWGDVDVEDACAVVDYLAKRGLIDGDKAFIRGGSAGGYTTLCALAFHKVFRAGASLYGVSDPVALGRATHKFEGDYLDWLIGDPVQDAERYAARTPLLHASNISVPVIFFQGELDAVVVPQQTRDMVTALQDNGILVEAHYYADERHGFRKAGNQAHALEQEWLFYQRVMALAG, from the coding sequence ATGAACGAAACTCACGCCTCATCGCCAAAAGCTGAACCCTTAAGCGCCGCCAGGGCTGTCGCGGCCGGCATCGACTTCGCCGAGTTGCAAGTCGGCATGCATGGCCTGTTCTGGAACGAATACCGGCCCAAGGACGCCGCCTGCCGGATCTGGCGGTGGCGCGACGGCCAGGCTCATTGCCTGACGCCGCCCCCCTTCAGTGTGCGCAGCCGGGTGTACGAATATGGCGGCGGCGCGTTTTGTCTGACCGATGACGGGCTTGTTTTCGTCAACGAGGCAGACCAGCAGCTGTACCGGCAATCGCTGACGGGTGAGGCGCCTGAGGTGCTGACTTCAAGTGAATGCCGCTACGGCGATTTGCACTTCGCCAGCGGGCAGGTGCTGGCGGTGGAAGAGAACCGCGATCGACATCGCCTGGTGGCTATCGATCTGGCTGACGGCCAACGTCATCTGTTGGTCGAAGGCGCCGATTTCTACGCTGCACCGACCGTGAGCCCTGACGGTCAGCGTCTGGCCTGGATCGAGTGGAGTCGCCCGGATCAGCCCTGGACCGCGACTCGCCTGATGGTTGCCGAACGCCAGAGTGATCACACCTTTGCGCCACCGCGATGTGTGGCCGGCGACGGTGCTCAGGAGTCACTGCAACAACCACGATTCGATGACCGCGGCCGTTTGTTTTGTCTGACCGATCGCGGCGGTTTCTGGCAGCCGTGGGTGGAGTCGGGCAACGGTCTGAGCCCACTGCCAAGTGTCGATGCCGACCATGGACCGGCGCCTTGGCAACTGGGTGGTTGCACCTGGTTGCCGTTGGGCGAAGACAGTTATCTGGCGAGTTGGACCGAAGGCGGTTTTGGTCGACTGGGGCTTTGTCATGGCGATGGTTCCTGTGATGATTTCACTGGCGACTACAGCCGCTTCCGCCATCTCGCACAGGATGAGCAGTTCATCTACTGCATCGCCGCTTCGCCGGTCAGTTCGTCGACGGTGATTGCCATTGACCGCCAGAACCGGCAGGTGAAGACACTCGCCGGCGGTGTTGCACCGCTGCTCGCCGAACAGATCAGCCGCCCGCAACCCCTGCGCTATCCGAGTGGTTCGGGCGAGGCCCACGGTTTCTTCTACCCAGCGATGACCGGTGACACGAAATCGCCGTTGGTGGTGTTCATTCACGGCGGCCCGACTTCCGCCTGCTACCCGATGTTCGACCCGCGGATCCAGTATTGGGCACAACGCGGCTTTGCCGTGGCCGATCTCAACTACCGAGGCAGCAGCGGCTATGGCCGCCCTTATCGCCAGGCGCTGCATATGAGCTGGGGCGATGTGGATGTGGAAGATGCCTGTGCGGTGGTGGACTACCTTGCCAAACGTGGACTGATCGACGGCGACAAAGCGTTTATCCGTGGAGGAAGTGCCGGTGGCTACACCACGTTGTGCGCACTGGCCTTTCACAAGGTCTTTCGTGCGGGCGCCAGCCTGTATGGCGTCAGCGACCCCGTTGCGCTAGGCCGCGCAACGCACAAGTTCGAAGGCGATTATCTGGATTGGTTGATCGGCGACCCGGTGCAGGACGCCGAACGCTACGCCGCGCGCACGCCATTGCTGCACGCGAGCAATATCAGCGTTCCGGTGATTTTCTTTCAGGGTGAACTAGACGCTGTGGTGGTGCCACAACAGACCCGCGACATGGTCACTGCGCTACAGGACAACGGCATTCTGGTCGAAGCACATTACTACGCCGACGAACGCCATGGCTTTCGCAAGGCCGGCAATCAGGCCCATGCGCTGGAGCAGGAGTGGTTGTTTTATCAAAGGGTGATGGCGCTCGCGGGCTGA
- the pqqE gene encoding pyrroloquinoline quinone biosynthesis protein PqqE, translating into MSDKLPPKPEIGLPLWLLAELTYRCPLQCPYCSNPLDFAEQGKELTTEQWIKVFREAREMGAAQLGFSGGEPLVRQDLAELIFEARKLGFYTNLITSGIGLTEQKISDFKKAGLDHIQISFQASDEQVNNLLAGSKKAFAQKLEMARAVKAHGYPMVLNFVTHRHNIDKIDRIIELCIALEADFVELATCQFYGWAQLNRVGLLPTKEQLVRAERITNEYRAKLEAEGHPCKLIFVTPDYYEERPKACMNGWGSIFLTVTPDGTALPCHGARQMPVQFPNVRDHSMQHIWYDSFGFNRFRGYDWMPEPCRSCDEKEKDFGGCRCQAFMLTGDASNADPVCSKSEHHGVILKAREEAEHATQTIEQLAFRNERNSRLIAKS; encoded by the coding sequence GTGTCAGACAAGTTACCGCCCAAGCCTGAAATCGGCCTGCCACTGTGGTTGCTGGCCGAGCTGACCTATCGCTGCCCGTTGCAATGCCCGTACTGCTCCAATCCGCTGGATTTCGCCGAGCAGGGCAAAGAGCTGACCACCGAGCAGTGGATCAAGGTCTTTCGCGAAGCTCGGGAGATGGGCGCGGCGCAGCTGGGTTTTTCTGGCGGTGAGCCGCTGGTGCGTCAAGACCTCGCCGAGTTGATCTTTGAAGCGCGCAAGCTGGGTTTCTACACCAACCTGATCACCTCCGGCATCGGCCTGACCGAGCAGAAAATCAGCGACTTCAAAAAGGCCGGTCTGGACCACATCCAGATCAGTTTCCAGGCCAGTGACGAGCAGGTGAATAACCTCTTGGCCGGCTCAAAAAAGGCCTTCGCGCAAAAGCTCGAAATGGCTCGCGCAGTGAAGGCTCACGGTTACCCGATGGTGCTGAACTTCGTCACCCATCGGCACAACATCGACAAGATCGACCGAATCATCGAACTGTGCATCGCCCTTGAAGCGGACTTCGTCGAACTCGCGACGTGCCAGTTTTACGGCTGGGCGCAGCTCAATCGGGTTGGCCTGTTGCCGACCAAAGAACAATTGGTTCGCGCCGAACGCATCACCAACGAATACCGCGCCAAACTGGAAGCCGAAGGGCATCCGTGCAAGCTGATTTTCGTTACGCCGGACTATTACGAAGAACGTCCGAAAGCCTGCATGAACGGTTGGGGCAGTATCTTTCTGACCGTCACGCCGGACGGAACCGCCCTGCCCTGTCACGGCGCCCGACAGATGCCGGTGCAGTTTCCCAACGTGCGCGACCACAGCATGCAGCACATCTGGTATGACTCGTTCGGTTTCAACCGCTTTCGCGGTTACGACTGGATGCCCGAGCCGTGCCGCTCCTGCGACGAGAAAGAAAAAGACTTCGGCGGCTGCCGCTGTCAGGCGTTCATGCTCACGGGTGACGCGAGCAACGCCGACCCGGTGTGCAGCAAGTCGGAACATCACGGCGTGATTCTCAAGGCCCGCGAAGAAGCCGAACACGCGACCCAGACCATTGAACAACTGGCCTTTCGCAATGAACGAAACTCACGCCTCATCGCCAAAAGCTGA
- the pqqD gene encoding pyrroloquinoline quinone biosynthesis peptide chaperone PqqD — protein sequence MSFDRSKTPTWRTGYRFQYEPAQKGHVLLYPEGMIKLNDSAALIGGLIDGQRDVAAIIAELGAQFPDVPELGDDIEQFMEVARAQHWIELA from the coding sequence ATGAGTTTCGATCGCAGCAAAACCCCGACATGGCGCACCGGCTACCGCTTCCAGTACGAACCAGCGCAAAAAGGCCATGTGCTGCTCTACCCGGAAGGCATGATCAAACTCAACGACAGCGCTGCGCTGATTGGCGGTTTGATTGATGGTCAGCGGGATGTCGCGGCGATCATTGCCGAACTGGGCGCGCAGTTCCCCGACGTGCCTGAGCTCGGTGACGACATCGAGCAATTCATGGAGGTCGCCCGTGCTCAGCACTGGATCGAACTTGCCTGA
- the pqqB gene encoding pyrroloquinoline quinone biosynthesis protein PqqB — protein MFVQILGSAAGGGFPQWNCNCVNCAGFRDGSLRAEARTQSSIAISDDGVNWVLCNASPDIRAQLQSFAPMQPGRALRDTGISAIILMDSQIDHTTGLLSLREGCPHQVWCTDMVHEDLSTGFPLFTMLTHWNGGLNWNRIELDQSFTVPACPNLRFTPLPLRSAAPPYSPHRFDPHPGDNIGLIVEDLSTGGKLFYAPGLGKVDAPLLKIMASSDCLLVDGTMWDDDEMQRRGVGTRTGREMGHLAQNGPGGMLEVLEQLPKQRKVLIHINNTNPILDEDSPERAELARREVEVAYDGMSIVL, from the coding sequence ATGTTTGTCCAGATTCTAGGTTCCGCCGCCGGCGGCGGTTTCCCCCAGTGGAACTGCAACTGCGTGAACTGCGCAGGTTTTCGCGACGGCAGCCTGCGGGCCGAGGCGCGCACCCAGTCGTCCATCGCGATTTCCGATGACGGCGTGAACTGGGTGCTGTGCAATGCTTCGCCGGACATCCGCGCCCAGCTCCAGAGTTTCGCGCCAATGCAGCCAGGCCGCGCGCTGCGTGATACCGGCATCAGCGCAATCATCCTGATGGACAGCCAGATCGACCACACCACCGGCCTGCTCAGCCTGCGCGAAGGTTGCCCGCATCAGGTCTGGTGCACCGACATGGTCCACGAAGACCTGAGCACCGGTTTCCCGCTGTTCACCATGCTGACTCACTGGAATGGCGGGTTGAACTGGAACCGTATCGAACTCGATCAGAGCTTCACCGTCCCGGCCTGCCCGAACCTGCGCTTCACCCCGCTGCCCCTGCGTAGCGCTGCACCACCGTACTCGCCGCATCGGTTCGACCCGCATCCGGGCGACAACATCGGCCTGATCGTCGAAGACCTGAGCACCGGCGGCAAACTGTTCTACGCACCGGGCCTGGGCAAGGTCGATGCACCGCTGTTGAAAATCATGGCCAGCAGCGATTGCCTGTTGGTGGACGGTACGATGTGGGACGACGATGAGATGCAGCGCCGTGGCGTTGGCACCCGCACGGGTCGGGAAATGGGCCACCTGGCGCAGAACGGCCCCGGCGGCATGCTCGAAGTGCTGGAACAACTGCCCAAGCAGCGCAAAGTGCTTATCCACATCAACAACACCAACCCGATTCTCGATGAGGATTCGCCGGAGCGTGCGGAGCTGGCCCGTCGTGAAGTTGAAGTGGCTTATGACGGCATGAGTATTGTGCTGTAG
- the pqqA gene encoding pyrroloquinoline quinone precursor peptide PqqA: MSWSKPAYTDLRIGFEVTMYFASR; the protein is encoded by the coding sequence ATGTCCTGGTCCAAACCTGCTTACACCGACCTGCGTATCGGCTTCGAAGTCACCATGTACTTCGCCAGCCGCTAA
- the pqqF gene encoding pyrroloquinoline quinone biosynthesis protein PqqF, which yields MPALNHPRRHTETLANGLRVTLRHAPDLKRCAAALRVAAGSHDVPLAWPGLAHFLEHLLFLGTERFPAGQGLMAYVQGHGGQVNARTSERTTDFFFELPPQAFSAGLERLSDMLARPRMNPDDQRREREVLHAEFVAWSRDATAQQQFALFDGLSAAHPLRAFHAGNRYSLPVPQPEFQQALKSFYQRFYQTGQMTLSLAGPQSLDELKAMAQAFAVAITPGEKVPQTKPTLLMDSSDNSYQQAGERRLDLLFAFEVLPDSSPEALAFLCHWLNAEKPGGLLAQLRESGLADNLKAAPLYHYAGQALLHIEFTRPVHIMQPDNVIRERLLDWLGFFASHRDWAELREEYAALLQRQQQVSSALQLAQQDSEQLEAGLSEQGVVALKAILKQIGAVDNFTGQWQLPPPNPFLRAETPAPNAGLIRGQTSAHRGLRTFAQDRLRSRRERSPMQFTQALPDNTDEGAVYLRWRLESAPHSHLQSNLENNLRMLREEARQAGVDFSFSASGSEWLLKMTGLQEPMPTILEHALKELTKPDADLSHEEPASIALMPIRQLLKALPDLCLEHTVASDDLQQLWSSARWDGLAIGLSAQTQAAMGLALSRIPGTADSQLTPSPSIRSQHLWSTVATESSEHVLLLFCPTATHDIADEAAWRLLAHVCQTPFYQRLRVELQLGYAVFSGLRQIHGQTGLLFGVQSPSVAPMDLLEHIEQFLSELEGVIDRIDEATFIAQRQALADQFDDTALPNAQAAELLWQGKLAGHSSDYLKRLPQAILMIDREALLAAAQRLNRADGGWRCLASGPCSGAPWQVAN from the coding sequence ATGCCTGCGCTGAATCACCCTCGCCGCCACACTGAAACCCTCGCCAACGGTCTGCGGGTGACGCTGCGTCATGCTCCCGATTTGAAGCGCTGCGCCGCCGCGTTGCGGGTCGCTGCTGGCAGTCACGACGTGCCACTGGCCTGGCCGGGGCTGGCGCACTTTCTTGAGCATTTACTGTTCCTGGGTACAGAACGCTTTCCCGCCGGGCAAGGGCTGATGGCCTACGTGCAAGGTCATGGCGGGCAGGTGAATGCGCGCACCAGCGAACGGACGACGGACTTCTTTTTCGAACTGCCGCCTCAGGCGTTCAGCGCTGGGCTGGAGCGCCTGTCAGACATGCTCGCTCGTCCGCGTATGAATCCGGACGATCAGCGGCGGGAACGGGAAGTGCTGCACGCCGAATTTGTCGCCTGGTCGCGGGATGCGACGGCCCAACAGCAGTTCGCGCTGTTCGATGGACTCTCGGCGGCTCATCCGTTACGGGCGTTTCATGCGGGAAACCGTTACAGCCTGCCGGTGCCGCAGCCCGAATTTCAGCAAGCGTTGAAGAGCTTCTATCAGCGGTTTTATCAGACCGGCCAGATGACGTTGAGCCTGGCCGGGCCACAGAGTCTCGATGAATTGAAGGCGATGGCGCAGGCGTTTGCCGTTGCTATTACCCCCGGCGAAAAAGTCCCGCAGACAAAACCCACCCTGTTAATGGATTCTTCAGACAATAGTTATCAACAGGCTGGAGAACGTCGGCTGGATCTGCTGTTCGCCTTCGAAGTGCTGCCCGACTCATCGCCCGAAGCGCTGGCGTTCCTGTGCCACTGGCTGAACGCCGAAAAACCCGGGGGCCTGTTGGCGCAGCTGCGAGAATCCGGGTTGGCGGACAACCTGAAAGCCGCGCCGCTCTATCACTATGCTGGCCAAGCCTTGCTACACATCGAATTCACACGGCCCGTCCACATCATGCAGCCGGACAACGTGATCCGCGAACGGCTTCTGGATTGGCTGGGCTTCTTTGCCTCCCATCGGGATTGGGCCGAACTGCGCGAGGAGTATGCAGCCCTGCTGCAGCGCCAACAGCAAGTCAGCAGCGCCCTGCAACTTGCCCAGCAAGACAGCGAACAACTTGAAGCCGGGCTGTCCGAACAGGGCGTTGTCGCCCTTAAGGCAATCCTCAAACAAATTGGCGCTGTGGATAACTTCACCGGCCAGTGGCAACTGCCGCCCCCCAACCCGTTTTTGCGCGCCGAAACTCCAGCCCCGAATGCCGGATTGATTCGCGGCCAGACCAGCGCCCACCGTGGCCTGCGGACCTTTGCCCAGGATCGCTTACGCAGCCGCCGCGAACGATCGCCGATGCAGTTCACTCAGGCGTTGCCGGATAACACGGATGAAGGTGCGGTTTATCTGCGCTGGCGCCTGGAATCCGCACCCCACAGCCACCTTCAGTCGAATCTGGAAAACAACCTGCGGATGCTGCGCGAAGAAGCGCGTCAGGCCGGTGTCGACTTTTCCTTCAGCGCATCGGGCAGTGAATGGCTGCTGAAGATGACGGGCCTGCAGGAACCGATGCCGACAATCCTCGAACATGCGCTGAAAGAACTGACAAAACCTGATGCCGATCTCTCACACGAAGAGCCGGCGTCCATTGCGTTGATGCCGATTCGACAATTGCTCAAGGCACTGCCCGATCTATGCCTTGAGCACACCGTAGCCTCGGATGACCTGCAGCAACTCTGGTCGAGCGCACGCTGGGATGGCCTGGCAATAGGCCTGTCTGCCCAGACACAAGCAGCAATGGGGCTTGCCTTGAGTCGTATTCCCGGCACTGCGGACAGTCAACTGACGCCGTCTCCGTCGATTCGCTCACAGCATCTCTGGAGTACCGTCGCCACCGAATCCAGCGAACACGTGCTGTTACTTTTTTGTCCGACAGCAACCCATGACATCGCCGATGAAGCCGCCTGGCGTTTGCTCGCACACGTGTGCCAGACGCCGTTTTACCAGCGCTTGCGAGTGGAGCTGCAACTTGGGTATGCCGTTTTCAGCGGACTACGCCAGATACACGGTCAGACCGGGCTGCTGTTCGGTGTGCAATCGCCGAGCGTCGCGCCCATGGATTTACTGGAACACATCGAACAGTTCCTCAGCGAATTGGAAGGGGTAATCGACCGCATCGATGAAGCGACCTTCATCGCTCAACGCCAAGCGCTGGCCGATCAATTCGACGACACCGCCCTGCCCAACGCCCAGGCCGCCGAGCTGCTCTGGCAAGGCAAACTGGCCGGCCATTCGTCTGATTACCTGAAGCGTCTGCCTCAGGCGATTCTGATGATCGACCGCGAAGCCTTGCTGGCGGCGGCACAACGACTGAATCGGGCCGACGGCGGATGGCGCTGTCTGGCCAGCGGGCCTTGTTCCGGGGCGCCTTGGCAAGTGGCAAACTGA
- a CDS encoding carbon-nitrogen hydrolase family protein: MRVALYQCPPLPLDVPGNLQRLHQLALEAKGADLLVLPEMFLTGYNIGTDAVSVLAEVHNGESAQHIARIAKATGIAILYGYPERTEDGQIYNAVQLIDANGERLCNYRKTHLFGDLDHSMFSPGPDEFPLVELNGWKLGFLICYDLEFPENARRLALAGAELILVPTANMIPYDFIADVTVRARAFENQCYVAYANYCGSEGEIQYCGQSSIAAPDGSRIAQAGLDEALIVGELDRQLMINSRAANRYFLDRRPELYGELNKP; the protein is encoded by the coding sequence ATGCGCGTAGCCCTTTACCAATGTCCACCGCTGCCCCTGGATGTCCCGGGCAACCTGCAACGCCTGCATCAACTGGCGCTGGAGGCCAAGGGCGCAGATTTGCTGGTGCTGCCTGAGATGTTCCTGACCGGCTACAACATCGGCACCGATGCGGTCAGCGTGCTGGCGGAGGTGCATAACGGTGAATCGGCGCAGCACATCGCGCGCATTGCCAAGGCGACGGGGATTGCCATTCTGTATGGCTACCCGGAGCGCACCGAGGACGGGCAGATCTACAACGCCGTGCAGTTGATCGACGCCAATGGCGAGCGGTTGTGCAACTACCGCAAGACTCATCTGTTCGGCGATCTCGATCACTCGATGTTCAGCCCCGGGCCGGATGAGTTTCCGTTGGTTGAACTCAACGGCTGGAAGCTTGGCTTTTTGATCTGCTACGACCTGGAATTCCCGGAGAACGCCCGGCGTCTGGCGCTGGCCGGTGCCGAGTTGATTCTGGTGCCGACGGCGAACATGATTCCCTACGATTTCATTGCCGACGTCACCGTCCGCGCCCGTGCCTTCGAAAACCAGTGTTATGTGGCTTACGCCAACTACTGCGGGAGCGAGGGCGAGATCCAGTATTGCGGCCAGAGCAGCATCGCCGCGCCGGACGGCAGCCGTATCGCCCAGGCCGGTCTTGATGAAGCGCTGATCGTCGGTGAGCTGGATCGCCAGCTGATGATCAATTCCCGCGCCGCCAATCGTTACTTCCTCGACCGCCGTCCCGAGCTATACGGCGAGCTGAACAAGCCCTAA
- a CDS encoding flavin monoamine oxidase family protein, with product MNKNNRHPADGKKPVTVFGPDFPFAFDDWIEHPAGLGSIPAHNHGAEVAIVGAGIAGLVAAYELMKLGLKPVVYEASKMGGRLRSQAFNGAEGIIAELGGMRFPVSSTAFYHYVDKLGLQTKPFPNPLTPASGSTVIDLEGKTHYAQKLADLPALFQEVADAWADALEAGSQFSDIQQAIRDRDVPRLKELWNTLVPLWDDRTFYDFVATSEAFAKLSFHHREVFGQVGFGTGGWDSDFPNSMLEIFRVVMTNCDDHQHLVVGGVEQVPQGIWRHVPERCVHWPEGTSLSSLHNGAPRTGVKKIAHAAGGRFAVTDNWGDTREYAAVLTTCQSWLLTTQIECDETLFSQKMWMALDRTRYMQSSKTFVMVDRPFWKDKDPETGRDLMSMTLTDRLTRGTYLFDNGDDKPGVICLSYSWMSDALKMLPQPVEKRVKLALDALKKIYPKVDIAARIIGDPITVSWEADPHFLGAFKGALPGHYRYNQRMYAHFMQDDMPAEQRGIFIAGDDVSWTPAWVEGAVQTSLNAVWGIMKHFGGETHAENPGPGDVFNEIGPIALPE from the coding sequence ATGAACAAGAACAATCGCCATCCTGCAGACGGTAAAAAACCGGTCACCGTTTTCGGCCCGGACTTTCCTTTCGCTTTCGACGACTGGATCGAACACCCGGCCGGTCTGGGCAGCATTCCGGCGCACAATCACGGCGCCGAAGTGGCGATTGTCGGGGCAGGTATTGCCGGCCTGGTGGCTGCCTACGAATTGATGAAGCTGGGCCTTAAACCCGTCGTCTACGAAGCCTCGAAAATGGGTGGTCGTCTGCGCTCCCAGGCCTTCAATGGCGCTGAAGGCATCATCGCCGAGCTCGGCGGGATGCGTTTCCCGGTGTCGTCGACCGCGTTTTATCACTACGTCGACAAGCTCGGCCTCCAGACCAAGCCTTTCCCGAACCCGTTGACGCCTGCGTCGGGCAGCACGGTGATCGATCTGGAAGGCAAAACTCATTACGCACAGAAACTGGCGGATCTTCCTGCACTGTTCCAGGAAGTCGCTGACGCCTGGGCCGATGCTCTGGAAGCCGGCTCGCAGTTTTCCGACATCCAGCAAGCTATCCGCGACCGCGATGTGCCGCGCCTCAAGGAATTGTGGAACACCCTGGTGCCGCTGTGGGACGACCGCACGTTCTACGATTTCGTCGCCACCTCCGAAGCCTTCGCCAAGCTCTCATTCCATCACCGCGAAGTATTCGGCCAAGTCGGTTTCGGCACCGGTGGCTGGGATTCGGACTTCCCCAACTCGATGCTGGAAATCTTCCGCGTGGTGATGACTAACTGCGACGATCACCAACACCTGGTGGTCGGCGGCGTGGAACAAGTGCCGCAGGGCATCTGGCGCCATGTGCCGGAGCGTTGCGTGCACTGGCCTGAAGGCACCAGCCTCAGCTCGCTGCACAACGGCGCGCCACGTACCGGCGTGAAGAAAATTGCCCACGCGGCAGGCGGCCGTTTTGCGGTCACCGACAACTGGGGCGACACCCGCGAATACGCAGCGGTGCTGACCACTTGCCAGAGCTGGCTGCTGACCACCCAGATCGAATGCGACGAAACCCTGTTCTCGCAAAAGATGTGGATGGCCCTGGACCGCACCCGTTACATGCAGTCATCGAAAACCTTCGTAATGGTCGACCGCCCGTTCTGGAAGGACAAAGACCCGGAAACAGGCCGCGACCTGATGAGCATGACACTCACTGATCGCCTGACCCGTGGCACGTACTTGTTCGATAACGGCGACGACAAGCCAGGGGTGATTTGTCTTTCGTACTCGTGGATGAGCGACGCCCTGAAAATGCTTCCACAGCCAGTGGAAAAACGCGTGAAGCTGGCGCTGGATGCGTTGAAGAAGATCTACCCGAAAGTCGACATCGCCGCGCGGATCATCGGCGATCCGATCACCGTGTCGTGGGAAGCCGACCCGCATTTCCTCGGAGCCTTCAAAGGTGCTCTGCCCGGCCATTACCGTTACAACCAGCGCATGTACGCGCACTTCATGCAGGACGACATGCCGGCCGAGCAGCGCGGGATTTTCATCGCTGGCGATGACGTTTCGTGGACGCCGGCCTGGGTCGAAGGCGCGGTGCAGACATCGCTCAACGCGGTGTGGGGGATCATGAAACACTTCGGCGGTGAAACTCACGCCGAAAACCCGGGTCCAGGCGATGTGTTCAACGAGATCGGTCCGATCGCCCTCCCCGAGTAA
- a CDS encoding Lrp/AsnC family transcriptional regulator codes for MPDTRPPVLDEIDRQLIAALQINARESVAMLARQLGIARTTVTSRLARLEKAKVITGYGVRLGQRVVDGGLQAYVGITVQPRSGKEVLRRLSAMAQVQQLCAVSGEFDYVAWLRTDSPEQLDQLLDQIGSVDGVEKTTTSIILSSKIDRGQPV; via the coding sequence TTGCCTGACACCCGCCCGCCTGTTCTCGACGAAATCGACCGCCAATTGATCGCCGCCCTGCAGATCAATGCCCGTGAAAGTGTGGCCATGCTTGCCCGGCAGTTGGGCATCGCCCGTACCACGGTGACGTCGCGCCTGGCTCGGCTGGAAAAGGCCAAGGTGATCACTGGTTACGGTGTGCGCCTGGGTCAGCGCGTAGTGGATGGCGGATTGCAGGCTTACGTCGGGATTACGGTGCAACCGCGGTCTGGCAAGGAAGTGCTGCGTCGTCTTAGCGCCATGGCTCAGGTGCAGCAGTTGTGTGCGGTGAGTGGGGAATTTGACTACGTGGCGTGGTTGCGCACCGACTCACCGGAACAGCTTGATCAGTTGCTGGATCAGATTGGCAGTGTGGATGGGGTGGAGAAAACAACGACTTCGATCATCTTGAGCAGCAAGATTGATCGGGGGCAGCCGGTTTGA
- a CDS encoding peptidase M41, with translation MKSMPAALRDYALQIANHEIGHYVVARALGFETGDVTLKVTMGLTHHGGASITLTRSISSLEAMKEHLEARIMVLFAGAMGQTLPAKHSPEKRVDKSKAAAILNGEFGAEQDHAKIRELRYLLRNITYPDTDPASSDSIIAELTDINDRLWLRTQKIVEELADTITGLAGLLVERMVIVEQWGRPADTYEVVLTGEVLERLGPVQAIPALSVSA, from the coding sequence ATGAAGAGCATGCCTGCGGCTCTGCGAGACTATGCACTGCAGATTGCCAATCACGAAATAGGGCATTACGTCGTAGCCCGAGCCCTGGGATTTGAAACGGGTGATGTGACCCTGAAAGTGACCATGGGCCTGACGCACCATGGCGGGGCTTCCATTACCTTGACGCGGTCAATTTCGTCGCTCGAAGCCATGAAGGAACATTTGGAAGCCCGGATAATGGTCCTCTTCGCCGGAGCCATGGGGCAGACATTGCCTGCAAAGCATTCGCCCGAGAAACGCGTCGATAAGTCGAAAGCGGCCGCCATCCTGAACGGTGAGTTTGGAGCGGAACAGGATCACGCAAAAATAAGAGAGTTGCGGTACTTGCTTCGAAATATCACCTACCCCGATACGGATCCAGCGTCGTCCGACAGCATCATTGCTGAGTTGACAGACATTAATGATCGCTTGTGGTTGCGCACTCAAAAAATCGTAGAGGAATTGGCCGATACGATTACTGGATTGGCAGGGCTTCTGGTAGAGCGCATGGTCATTGTGGAGCAGTGGGGGAGGCCGGCGGATACGTATGAGGTTGTGTTGACGGGTGAAGTGCTTGAGCGGCTGGGGCCGGTGCAGGCCATTCCGGCGTTAAGTGTTTCGGCTTAA